A single region of the Massilia sp. erpn genome encodes:
- a CDS encoding efflux RND transporter periplasmic adaptor subunit: MKNTLTRKQTIAIGAIAGIGALLAALILLPGGAGKATGGEPSHAEAGHKDDHKEGGKEEHGHEHGKEADAKGAGKAAAVSEEHAELVEFSAQQIQSAGITLEAAGPALIGSSVTLPGEIRFNGDRTAHVVPRVAGVVESVSADLGQHVKKGQVLAVVASADLSERRSELLSARQRLNLARTTAEREKQLWQDKVAPELDYLQAKQAMNEAEIAVRNAQQKLDALGADASATTSSRLSAYQIRAPFDGMVLEKHISQGEAVKEDANVFTISDLSTVWAEVAVSPSDLDALRVGQQATVKATALNASASGTVIHVGSLLGEQTRTAMARLSLRNPDLAWRPGLFVSVDAASKASNAAITVTAEAVQTVEGKAAVFVRTPQGFLAQPVTTGRSDGKRTEILSGLKAGAQYAAVNSFVVKAQQGKAGAEHSH; this comes from the coding sequence ATGAAAAATACTCTGACACGCAAACAAACCATCGCCATCGGCGCCATTGCCGGCATTGGCGCCCTGCTGGCGGCACTGATCCTGCTACCGGGCGGCGCAGGCAAGGCCACCGGCGGCGAACCGTCGCACGCAGAAGCCGGACATAAGGACGATCACAAGGAAGGCGGCAAGGAAGAACACGGCCATGAACATGGCAAAGAGGCCGATGCCAAAGGCGCGGGCAAGGCCGCCGCCGTGAGCGAGGAACACGCCGAGCTGGTGGAATTCAGCGCCCAGCAAATCCAGTCCGCCGGCATCACGCTGGAAGCGGCCGGTCCGGCCCTGATCGGCAGCAGCGTCACCCTGCCCGGAGAAATCCGCTTCAACGGCGACCGCACCGCCCATGTGGTGCCGCGCGTCGCCGGCGTTGTGGAAAGCGTCAGCGCCGACCTGGGCCAGCATGTGAAGAAGGGACAGGTGCTGGCCGTTGTCGCCAGCGCCGACCTGTCGGAACGCCGCAGCGAGCTGCTGTCGGCGCGCCAGCGCCTGAACCTGGCGCGCACCACGGCCGAACGCGAAAAGCAGCTGTGGCAGGACAAGGTAGCGCCTGAACTCGACTATCTGCAGGCGAAACAAGCCATGAACGAGGCGGAAATCGCCGTGCGCAACGCCCAGCAGAAGCTCGACGCCCTCGGCGCGGACGCCAGCGCCACCACGTCTTCGCGCCTGTCGGCCTACCAGATCCGCGCGCCTTTCGACGGCATGGTGCTGGAAAAGCATATCTCGCAAGGCGAGGCGGTGAAGGAGGATGCGAACGTCTTCACCATCTCCGACCTGTCCACCGTGTGGGCCGAGGTGGCAGTGTCGCCGTCCGACCTGGATGCGCTGCGCGTCGGCCAGCAAGCCACGGTCAAGGCCACGGCGCTCAATGCCAGCGCAAGCGGCACGGTGATCCACGTCGGCTCCCTGCTGGGCGAGCAGACGCGCACCGCCATGGCGCGCCTGTCGCTGCGCAATCCCGACCTGGCCTGGCGCCCTGGCCTGTTCGTCAGCGTCGACGCGGCGTCCAAGGCATCCAACGCTGCCATCACCGTCACCGCCGAAGCGGTGCAGACGGTGGAAGGCAAGGCCGCCGTCTTCGTCCGCACGCCGCAGGGCTTCCTGGCCCAGCCGGTGACGACCGGCCGCAGCGACGGCAAGCGCACCGAAATCCTCAGCGGCCTGAAGGCCGGCGCGCAGTATGCCGCCGTCAACAGCTTCGTGGTCAAGGCCCAGCAAGGCAAGGCCGGCGCCGAGCATAGCCACTGA